AGGTTGAGCGACGAGAAGTCCACGGTCGGCACGATGATCTGCGCCTGGCACATGGTCAGTTCGTCGTTCGCCAGGCCGTGGTCCTCGGGGCCGAACACCACGGCCGTGCCGGCGACCAGCCGCGGCGCCGCCTGGCGGGGCGTGAGGACGGGGTAGTTCTCCGCCTTGCGCGGCCTGGCGCTGGTGCCGAACACGATGTCGAGGTCGGCGACCGCCTCGCCCAACGTGCCCACCACCCGCGCGGCGTCCAGGACCTCGCCGGCGTGCGTGGCGAGGTCGTAGCTGCGCTTGTCGACACGGCAGCGCGGCGCGACCAACCACAGCTCGCGCAGGCCGAAGTTGAGCATGGCCCGGGCCACCGAGCCGACGTTGGCCGACTCCTTCGTGCGCACGAGGATCACGCGCGGCCCTGCCTGACGCTCCGCCGCGGTCGGCCTCTCCGAA
Above is a genomic segment from Trueperaceae bacterium containing:
- a CDS encoding tRNA (cytosine(32)/uridine(32)-2'-O)-methyltransferase TrmJ codes for the protein MNGGTSEGSERPTAAERQAGPRVILVRTKESANVGSVARAMLNFGLRELWLVAPRCRVDKRSYDLATHAGEVLDAARVVGTLGEAVADLDIVFGTSARPRKAENYPVLTPRQAAPRLVAGTAVVFGPEDHGLANDELTMCQAQIIVPTVDFSSLNL